The following are encoded in a window of Mycobacteroides chelonae CCUG 47445 genomic DNA:
- the rsmA gene encoding 16S rRNA (adenine(1518)-N(6)/adenine(1519)-N(6))-dimethyltransferase RsmA, with protein sequence MQREGRCPLTIRLLGRTEIRQLAKDLDFRPTKTLGQNFVHDANTIRRIVSASGVGKGDHVIEVGPGLGSLTLGLLDKGCAVTAVELDPVLARRLPATVKEHSHSEFNRFSVIHQDVLKLTPADITGDPPTAMVANLPYNVAVPALLRILTEFESVKTILVMVQSEVADRLTAEPGSRIYGVPSVKVRYFGKVKRLGTVSPAVFWPIPRVYSGLVRIDRHPEAIWPSDAGFRKELFDLIDISFAQRRKTSRNAFAEWAGSGDESARRLLAASIDPARRGETLDVADFARLLERSAIV encoded by the coding sequence ATGCAGCGCGAGGGTCGGTGCCCGCTGACCATCAGGCTGCTCGGCCGCACCGAGATCCGACAACTGGCCAAGGATCTCGATTTCCGACCGACGAAGACGCTGGGCCAGAACTTCGTTCACGACGCCAACACCATTCGCCGGATCGTGTCGGCATCGGGTGTCGGTAAGGGCGATCACGTCATCGAGGTGGGGCCCGGCCTGGGCTCACTGACGCTGGGGCTGCTGGACAAGGGCTGCGCGGTGACCGCGGTCGAGTTGGATCCGGTGTTGGCTCGACGCCTTCCGGCCACCGTCAAGGAACATTCGCACAGCGAGTTCAATCGGTTCTCGGTGATTCACCAAGACGTACTGAAGCTCACGCCCGCCGATATCACCGGGGATCCGCCGACGGCGATGGTGGCCAACCTGCCCTACAACGTCGCGGTGCCGGCGCTGCTGCGGATTCTGACCGAATTCGAGTCCGTGAAGACCATTTTGGTGATGGTCCAGTCCGAGGTGGCCGATCGGCTGACGGCGGAGCCGGGCTCGCGGATCTACGGTGTGCCGAGTGTCAAGGTGCGTTACTTCGGCAAGGTGAAGCGTCTCGGCACGGTGTCTCCTGCGGTGTTCTGGCCGATTCCGCGGGTGTACTCGGGTCTGGTGCGCATCGACCGCCATCCTGAGGCGATCTGGCCCTCTGATGCCGGGTTCCGTAAGGAGCTCTTCGACCTGATCGACATCTCATTTGCCCAGCGCCGCAAGACCTCTCGTAACGCTTTCGCGGAATGGGCGGGCTCGGGTGACGAGTCGGCACGCCGGCTGCTGGCCGCCAGCATCGATCCGGCGCGTCGCGGCGAGACCTTGGATGTGGCGGATTTCGCCCGGCTGCTGGAGCGTTCGGCGATCGTCTAG
- a CDS encoding amino acid permease: MASPANYDTSALTREDEGYHKGLKNRQVQMIGIGGAIGTGLFMGAGKRLHEAGPSLWLVYAVCGIFVFFMLRALGELVLHRPSSGSFVSYAREFLGEKAAYVAGWMYFVNWAATSIVDVTAIALYMHYWGSFKAIPQWTIALIALVIVLTMNMISVKLFGEMEFWAALIKVVALVAFLIVGIVFLAGRFTVEGATTGPSILADNGGLFPTGLLALVVVTSGVVFAYASVELVGTAAGETENPEKVMPKAINAVVIRIAVFYVGSLILLALLLPYTLYKEGESPFVTFFSRVGLPYAGDIMNFVVLTAALSSLNAGLYSTGRILRSMSMNGSAPQLLSRMSSNGVPFAGIALTACFTVVGVFMNMVIPAKAFETALDVAALGIIASWATIVICQLRLYQWTQRGILRRGKFQMPGAPYTGYATLIFLLVVLVLMCYENYWNLVALGIFTPLLIIGWYLSKERVMQLARERVGYTGQYPVIAETPMMDDPPNLGDK, from the coding sequence ATGGCATCTCCAGCTAATTACGATACGTCCGCCCTCACTCGCGAGGACGAGGGATATCACAAAGGCCTGAAGAACCGCCAAGTCCAGATGATCGGGATCGGCGGCGCCATCGGCACCGGCCTGTTCATGGGCGCCGGAAAACGTCTACATGAGGCCGGGCCAAGCCTGTGGCTCGTCTACGCCGTCTGCGGCATCTTCGTCTTCTTCATGCTGCGCGCCCTCGGCGAGCTGGTGCTGCACCGCCCGTCTTCGGGGTCTTTCGTGTCGTACGCGCGCGAATTCCTCGGGGAGAAAGCCGCTTACGTCGCCGGCTGGATGTACTTCGTCAACTGGGCGGCCACCTCGATTGTGGATGTCACCGCGATCGCCCTCTACATGCACTACTGGGGCTCCTTCAAGGCCATTCCCCAGTGGACCATCGCACTCATCGCCCTAGTCATCGTGCTCACCATGAACATGATCAGCGTCAAGCTGTTCGGCGAGATGGAGTTCTGGGCGGCACTTATCAAAGTCGTTGCACTCGTAGCCTTCTTGATCGTCGGCATCGTGTTCTTGGCGGGACGATTCACCGTCGAAGGTGCCACCACCGGGCCTTCAATACTCGCCGACAACGGTGGACTCTTCCCCACCGGACTATTGGCCCTGGTAGTGGTCACCTCCGGTGTGGTCTTTGCCTATGCCTCAGTGGAATTGGTGGGCACCGCGGCGGGTGAGACGGAAAACCCCGAGAAGGTCATGCCGAAGGCCATCAACGCCGTAGTGATTCGTATCGCCGTCTTCTATGTCGGCTCATTGATCCTGCTGGCACTACTGCTGCCCTACACCCTCTACAAGGAGGGTGAGAGCCCGTTCGTGACGTTCTTCTCCCGGGTGGGTCTGCCCTACGCCGGGGACATCATGAACTTCGTGGTGCTCACTGCCGCGCTCTCGAGCCTGAACGCGGGCCTGTACAGCACCGGCCGCATCCTGCGTTCCATGTCAATGAATGGCAGTGCACCGCAACTCTTGTCCCGCATGTCATCCAACGGCGTCCCTTTCGCGGGCATCGCACTCACCGCTTGCTTCACCGTCGTCGGCGTCTTCATGAACATGGTCATCCCGGCCAAGGCGTTCGAGACCGCGCTGGATGTGGCAGCACTTGGAATCATCGCCTCGTGGGCCACCATCGTCATCTGTCAGCTGCGGCTGTACCAATGGACACAGCGGGGCATCTTGCGACGCGGCAAGTTCCAGATGCCCGGCGCCCCCTACACCGGGTACGCGACGCTCATTTTCCTGCTGGTGGTGCTGGTGCTCATGTGTTACGAAAACTATTGGAACCTGGTGGCTCTGGGAATCTTTACGCCACTGCTCATCATTGGCTGGTACCTATCCAAGGAACGCGTCATGCAGCTGGCCCGCGAGCGAGTGGGCTACACCGGGCAATACCCGGTGATCGCGGAGACCCCGATGATGGACGACCCGCCCAACCTCGGTGACAAGTAG
- a CDS encoding TatD family hydrolase: MTPGNKRQAPPNPEPLAPLIDAHTHLDACGAVTDQDVRAIVDHAESVGVGRVVTVADDLESARWAVSAAASDPRVYAAVALHPTRAGDLTDGARAELENLAAHPRVVAIGETGLDLYWPGRLEGCAEPSVQREAFAWHIELAKRTGKALMIHNRDADVEVLDVLKSEGAPATVIFHCFSSDAEMAKRCVAEGWILSLSGTVSFKNAHALREAAALIPDEQLLVETDAPYLTPHPYRGAPNESYCLPYTVRALAEITGQRPERLAAASTATAVRVFKMVDELPRRDAFVTVS, encoded by the coding sequence ATGACGCCCGGCAATAAGAGGCAAGCCCCGCCCAACCCTGAGCCGCTCGCGCCCCTCATCGATGCGCACACCCATCTGGATGCATGCGGCGCCGTCACGGACCAGGACGTGCGTGCCATCGTCGATCACGCGGAGTCCGTGGGTGTGGGACGTGTGGTGACAGTGGCCGATGACCTTGAGTCGGCGCGGTGGGCGGTGTCGGCCGCCGCGAGTGATCCGCGGGTGTACGCCGCCGTGGCGCTGCATCCCACCCGTGCCGGTGATCTCACCGACGGCGCGCGTGCGGAGTTGGAAAATCTGGCCGCACATCCCCGCGTCGTGGCCATCGGGGAGACCGGTTTGGATCTGTATTGGCCGGGCCGATTGGAGGGCTGCGCGGAGCCCTCGGTTCAACGCGAAGCATTTGCTTGGCATATCGAACTGGCTAAGCGGACGGGCAAGGCGCTGATGATTCACAACCGCGATGCCGACGTCGAAGTGCTCGATGTGCTGAAGTCCGAGGGCGCGCCGGCCACGGTTATCTTCCACTGCTTCTCATCGGATGCTGAGATGGCGAAGAGATGCGTCGCTGAGGGCTGGATCTTGAGCTTGTCGGGGACGGTGAGTTTCAAGAACGCGCATGCGCTTCGGGAGGCCGCCGCGCTCATTCCCGACGAACAACTGCTGGTAGAGACCGATGCCCCCTACCTGACTCCCCATCCGTATCGGGGTGCACCGAATGAGTCGTACTGTCTGCCGTACACCGTCCGGGCCCTCGCCGAGATAACCGGGCAACGCCCGGAGCGATTAGCGGCCGCGTCCACGGCGACGGCAGTAAGGGTGTTCAAGATGGTTGATGAGTTGCCTCGGCGCGATGCTTTCGTTACCGTGTCGTGA
- a CDS encoding serine/threonine-protein kinase gives MPVPGGEFHGYVIDAVAGRGGTAQVFLAHRDDGPDVALKVLDPRHRNPESVDRLHREFDLAQRFSHPRIITVYERGEDWLAMEALTGGSAKDLVGTNQSWIMPIKLTTLQQIAGALDYIHDAQVVHCDVKPSNIMRRRSGGAVLTDFGIAQELTLASGPRRPVVQTSLPYAAPEVLRGQPVTAATDQYALACTAVELFDGKPPFTARTAMRLADLHLNATPWPISYRHKDIPRAFDSIVAKAMAKDPLSRYPTCTEFITLLTHAMT, from the coding sequence ATGCCGGTACCGGGTGGCGAATTCCATGGCTACGTCATCGATGCTGTGGCGGGCCGTGGCGGGACGGCACAGGTCTTCCTGGCGCACCGCGATGACGGTCCGGACGTCGCCCTGAAGGTACTGGATCCACGGCATCGAAATCCCGAGAGTGTCGACCGTTTGCATCGGGAATTTGATTTGGCCCAACGGTTTTCGCACCCCCGCATCATCACGGTCTACGAACGCGGTGAGGATTGGCTGGCCATGGAGGCGCTCACCGGCGGTTCGGCGAAAGACTTGGTGGGCACAAATCAAAGCTGGATCATGCCCATAAAGCTAACTACCCTCCAGCAGATCGCCGGAGCGCTGGACTATATCCACGACGCCCAGGTGGTGCATTGCGATGTGAAGCCGTCCAACATCATGCGTCGGCGCTCAGGCGGCGCCGTACTGACCGATTTCGGTATCGCGCAGGAACTTACCCTCGCCTCCGGGCCGCGCAGGCCCGTCGTGCAGACATCCCTCCCCTACGCGGCACCCGAGGTGCTGCGTGGGCAACCCGTCACAGCGGCCACCGACCAGTATGCGTTGGCCTGCACCGCGGTCGAACTGTTCGACGGCAAACCCCCCTTCACCGCGCGCACCGCGATGAGACTCGCTGACCTGCACCTGAACGCCACTCCATGGCCGATCTCATACCGCCATAAGGACATCCCCCGAGCGTTCGATTCGATCGTCGCCAAGGCCATGGCCAAAGATCCGTTAAGCCGCTATCCGACATGTACGGAGTTCATAACACTTTTGACACACGCGATGACCTAA
- a CDS encoding RND family transporter translates to MSGAHANGEPTFIAKWIRRLSVPIVIAWVAVVVILALSAPQLEQVGQENTVSLSPNDAPSMKAMKNMGRLFQESDSNSAAMIVLEGDQPLGPGAHKFYDEMVTQLRADTKHVQHVQDFWGDPLTESGAQSTDGKATYVQLNLAGDMGETLANESIESVRAIIKKLTTDAQGNPKPMPDGLKVYVTGPAALQTDLAHAGDSSMIKITGLTFIVIIVMLAFFYRSFFTVLLVLLMVGIQLGAARGVISVLGDNHIIGLSTFAVNLLVVLVIAAGTDYAIFLIGRYQEARVKGLDSEASYYDMFHGTAHVILGTGSTIAGAMYCLSFTRMPYFQTLGVPCAVAVLTAVAVALTLGPSLITIGSRFGLFEPKRAMRIRTWRRIGAAITRWPGPILAASMAIAIIGLAALPGYQTSYDDKKYIPKDIPANQGFQAADRHFDPARMNPEMLVLESDHDMRNSADFLVIDKLAKAVYKVPGIARVQAITRPQGTPIEHSSIPFLISAQGVGQVQNMKLMKDRMADMKVQADQMGLMVNTMKKMLANMTELTGVMHQMIVEMHTLQGTIHDMRDSLENFDDFFRPIKNYFYWEKHCFDIPVCQAFRSIFEVLDKIDELTENMDGMVLSMEKMDVIMPQMVADMRDMIPLMESMQNMMLTMYSTMGGMYNQMDEMSKDSTAMGKAFDKAKNDDSFYLPPEIFDNPDFKRGLKMFLSPDGKTLRMIISHRGDPTSPEGLSHIEPIKLAAIEAVKGTPLEDAKIELGGTAATFKDMSDGARYDLMIAGISALCLIFLIMLLITRSFVASLVIVGTVLLSLGASFGLSVIIWQYILGQELHWMVMQMAIIVLLAVGSDYNLLLVSRLKEELPGGLKTGMIRAMGGTGSVVTSAGLVFAFTMMAMAISDLTIIGQVGTTIGLGLLFDTLVVRSFMTPAIATLLGRWFWWPLNVRTRPLPPPRTPQPAGSVPPPPAPVGAGPDPVTTEFPRHA, encoded by the coding sequence ATGAGCGGGGCACACGCCAACGGCGAGCCCACATTCATCGCCAAATGGATTCGGCGCCTGTCGGTTCCCATCGTCATCGCATGGGTGGCAGTCGTCGTCATCCTCGCTCTCTCGGCACCTCAGCTGGAACAGGTAGGCCAAGAGAACACCGTTTCGCTGAGCCCCAACGACGCGCCGTCGATGAAGGCCATGAAGAACATGGGACGGCTCTTCCAGGAGTCGGACTCCAACAGCGCGGCCATGATCGTGCTCGAGGGCGACCAACCGCTGGGCCCCGGCGCACACAAGTTCTACGACGAAATGGTGACGCAGCTGCGCGCCGACACCAAACACGTTCAGCACGTGCAGGACTTCTGGGGCGATCCGCTCACCGAGTCCGGCGCCCAGAGCACCGACGGCAAGGCCACCTACGTACAGCTGAACCTGGCCGGGGACATGGGCGAAACGCTCGCGAATGAATCGATCGAGTCCGTCCGCGCCATCATCAAGAAACTGACCACCGACGCGCAGGGCAACCCCAAGCCGATGCCGGACGGACTCAAGGTCTACGTCACCGGGCCCGCCGCCCTGCAGACCGACTTGGCCCACGCCGGCGACAGCAGCATGATCAAGATCACCGGGCTGACGTTCATCGTCATCATCGTGATGCTGGCGTTCTTCTATCGATCGTTCTTCACCGTGCTGTTGGTGCTGCTTATGGTGGGCATCCAGTTGGGTGCCGCACGCGGAGTGATCTCGGTGCTCGGCGACAACCACATCATCGGACTGTCCACCTTCGCGGTGAATCTCCTTGTGGTGCTGGTCATCGCGGCGGGAACCGACTACGCCATCTTCCTCATCGGGCGATATCAGGAAGCCCGGGTGAAGGGGCTGGATAGCGAAGCCTCGTACTACGACATGTTCCATGGCACAGCACATGTCATCTTGGGCACGGGATCGACGATCGCCGGCGCCATGTACTGCCTGAGCTTCACCCGCATGCCCTACTTCCAGACCCTGGGCGTGCCCTGTGCCGTCGCGGTTCTGACGGCCGTGGCCGTGGCCCTCACCCTGGGACCGTCGCTGATCACCATTGGAAGCCGCTTCGGCCTGTTCGAGCCCAAGCGCGCCATGCGAATTCGAACCTGGCGTCGCATCGGCGCCGCGATCACCCGCTGGCCGGGCCCGATCCTGGCTGCATCGATGGCGATCGCGATCATCGGACTGGCCGCGCTTCCCGGCTACCAGACCAGCTACGACGACAAGAAGTACATACCCAAGGACATCCCCGCGAACCAGGGCTTCCAAGCCGCCGACCGGCACTTCGACCCGGCCCGGATGAACCCGGAAATGCTGGTGCTGGAGTCAGATCACGATATGCGGAACTCCGCGGACTTCCTGGTGATCGACAAGCTGGCCAAGGCGGTCTACAAGGTGCCGGGAATCGCACGCGTGCAAGCTATTACGCGCCCCCAGGGCACCCCGATCGAGCACAGCTCCATCCCCTTCCTCATCAGCGCCCAGGGCGTCGGCCAGGTTCAGAACATGAAGCTGATGAAGGACCGGATGGCCGATATGAAGGTCCAGGCCGACCAAATGGGCCTCATGGTGAACACCATGAAAAAGATGCTGGCCAACATGACCGAGCTCACCGGCGTGATGCACCAGATGATCGTCGAGATGCACACCCTGCAGGGCACCATCCACGACATGCGGGACAGCCTCGAGAACTTCGACGACTTCTTCCGCCCCATCAAGAACTACTTCTATTGGGAGAAGCACTGCTTCGATATCCCGGTCTGCCAGGCGTTCCGATCGATCTTCGAGGTGCTCGACAAGATCGATGAGCTCACCGAGAACATGGACGGCATGGTCCTCTCGATGGAGAAGATGGACGTCATCATGCCCCAGATGGTTGCCGATATGCGGGACATGATCCCGCTCATGGAATCCATGCAAAACATGATGCTGACGATGTACAGCACCATGGGCGGCATGTACAACCAGATGGACGAGATGAGCAAGGACTCGACCGCCATGGGCAAGGCCTTCGACAAGGCCAAGAACGATGACTCGTTCTACCTGCCGCCGGAGATCTTCGACAACCCGGACTTCAAGCGCGGCCTCAAGATGTTCCTGTCCCCCGACGGCAAGACGCTGCGCATGATCATCTCGCATCGCGGTGATCCGACGTCGCCCGAAGGACTTTCACACATCGAGCCCATCAAGCTGGCCGCGATCGAAGCTGTCAAGGGCACTCCCCTTGAGGACGCCAAGATCGAATTGGGTGGCACCGCAGCGACATTCAAGGACATGTCCGACGGCGCCCGATACGACCTGATGATCGCCGGCATCTCCGCGCTGTGCCTGATCTTCCTGATCATGCTGCTCATCACGCGAAGCTTCGTGGCCTCGCTGGTGATCGTCGGCACCGTGTTGCTGTCCCTGGGCGCGTCATTCGGCCTGTCGGTCATCATCTGGCAGTACATCCTGGGGCAGGAATTGCACTGGATGGTCATGCAAATGGCGATCATCGTGCTGCTCGCCGTGGGCTCCGACTACAACCTGCTGCTGGTGTCCCGGCTCAAGGAAGAACTACCGGGCGGGTTGAAGACGGGCATGATCCGGGCGATGGGCGGCACCGGCAGTGTGGTGACCTCCGCCGGCCTGGTCTTCGCCTTCACCATGATGGCCATGGCCATTAGCGATCTGACGATCATCGGACAGGTGGGTACCACCATCGGTCTGGGTCTGCTCTTCGACACCCTGGTGGTGCGGTCGTTCATGACACCAGCCATCGCGACCCTGCTGGGCCGCTGGTTCTGGTGGCCGCTGAATGTGCGCACCCGTCCCCTGCCGCCGCCGAGGACACCGCAGCCGGCAGGTTCGGTACCGCCTCCCCCAGCGCCTGTCGGCGCGGGACCAGATCCGGTGACCACAGAGTTCCCCAGACACGCGTAG
- the metG gene encoding methionine--tRNA ligase codes for MARTSWSVTAPHASRWVCASMRGASGSGLGGACLLLPGVIRTPVYKVAQTMPESLDPFYITTAIAYPNGEPHIGHAYEYVATDSVARFKRLDGFDVRYLTGTDEHGLKVAQTAAAAGIPTAELARRNSDVFEALQRKLNISFDRFIRTTDPDHYEASKAIWRRMADNGDIYLDTYSGWYSVRDEAYYTDAETTVAPDGTRTATATGTPVDWTEEHSYFFRLSNYQDKLLAHYEAHPEFIGPAVRRNEIVSFVSGGLRDLSISRTTFDWGVPVPDHPEHVMYVWVDALTNYLTGVGFPDTSSDSFTRYWPADLHMIGKDISRFHTVYWPAFLMSAGIELPKRVFAHGFLTNKGEKMSKSIGNVVDPINLIDTFGLDQVRYFLLREVPFGQDGSYTEDGLIGRINADLANELGNLAQRSLSMVAKNLDGIVPEPGDFAPEDLELLSAADSLLEQARTHFEVPAMHLALEAIWQVLGASNRYFSAQEPWVLGKSDSAEDQLRFGTVLYTTLEVVRIVALLVQPVMPESAAKLLDLLGQSEDQRDFSAIGTRLKPGVSLPAPTGVFPKYQVPK; via the coding sequence ATGGCACGCACGTCCTGGTCCGTGACGGCGCCGCATGCATCCAGATGGGTGTGCGCATCGATGAGGGGCGCGAGCGGCTCAGGGTTGGGCGGGGCTTGCCTCTTATTGCCGGGCGTCATCAGAACACCAGTCTATAAAGTTGCTCAGACCATGCCTGAATCATTGGATCCGTTCTACATCACCACCGCCATCGCGTACCCCAACGGCGAGCCGCACATCGGCCACGCGTACGAGTACGTCGCGACCGATTCGGTCGCCCGCTTCAAGCGGCTGGACGGCTTCGACGTGCGTTACCTCACCGGTACCGACGAACACGGCTTGAAGGTGGCGCAGACGGCGGCAGCCGCCGGAATTCCGACGGCGGAACTGGCCCGGCGCAACTCCGACGTGTTCGAGGCGTTGCAGCGCAAGCTCAACATCTCCTTCGATCGGTTCATCCGAACCACCGACCCCGATCACTACGAGGCGTCGAAGGCGATCTGGCGCCGGATGGCCGATAACGGCGACATCTATCTGGACACCTACTCGGGCTGGTACTCGGTGCGTGACGAGGCGTATTACACCGACGCCGAAACCACCGTGGCCCCCGACGGCACCCGCACAGCCACCGCGACGGGAACCCCGGTCGACTGGACTGAGGAACATTCCTACTTCTTCAGGCTGTCGAACTACCAGGACAAACTGCTGGCGCATTACGAGGCCCATCCGGAGTTCATCGGCCCGGCAGTGCGGCGCAACGAGATCGTCAGCTTCGTCTCCGGTGGTCTGCGCGATCTGTCCATCTCCCGCACTACGTTCGACTGGGGTGTGCCGGTGCCCGACCACCCCGAACACGTCATGTACGTATGGGTGGACGCCCTCACCAACTATCTGACGGGGGTGGGCTTCCCCGACACCTCGTCGGACTCGTTCACGCGGTACTGGCCCGCCGATCTGCACATGATCGGCAAGGACATCAGCCGGTTCCACACCGTGTACTGGCCGGCATTTCTGATGTCGGCCGGAATCGAACTGCCCAAGCGGGTTTTCGCACACGGCTTCCTGACCAACAAGGGCGAGAAGATGAGTAAGTCGATCGGCAATGTGGTCGACCCGATCAACCTCATCGACACCTTCGGACTGGACCAGGTGCGCTACTTCCTGCTGCGCGAGGTTCCCTTCGGCCAGGACGGCAGCTACACCGAGGACGGTCTGATCGGGCGGATCAACGCCGACCTGGCCAACGAACTGGGCAACCTGGCACAGCGATCGCTGTCCATGGTCGCCAAGAATCTCGACGGCATCGTGCCCGAACCGGGCGACTTCGCACCCGAGGATCTGGAACTACTCAGCGCCGCGGATAGCCTGCTGGAACAAGCCCGCACCCATTTCGAGGTGCCGGCGATGCATCTCGCGCTGGAGGCGATCTGGCAGGTGCTGGGCGCGAGCAACCGGTACTTCTCGGCGCAGGAGCCCTGGGTGCTGGGCAAAAGTGACAGCGCCGAGGATCAGCTGCGGTTCGGCACCGTGCTGTACACCACGTTGGAGGTGGTGCGGATCGTCGCGCTACTGGTGCAGCCGGTGATGCCCGAGTCCGCGGCCAAACTGCTGGATCTGCTGGGCCAGTCCGAAGATCAGCGGGACTTCTCCGCGATCGGGACGCGGCTCAAGCCCGGTGTGAGCCTGCCCGCACCGACGGGTGTGTTCCCGAAGTATCAGGTGCCCAAGTAG
- a CDS encoding resuscitation-promoting factor, producing the protein MNALTKLNATRSPLLRALVAALLVVIGAGGGYAIAAHKTLTLNVDGNAMTVTTVKSQVSEVLADYGYALTDRDDVAPAKHDAVRDGDTIVLKRSRPLDISVDGQGTQQVWTTANTVNDALSQLSMTDTAPTAATRGSRLPLEGMSLAVVSAKTVRLNDGGAISTPRIAAPTVGTLLEATGNPLQQFDTVDPAPSTPVTADMPITVTRIRVSKVTEQAPLAPTPQKIEDADMNMSRSVVEDPGAPGTQDIVYSVLTVNGRETGRMPVSNNVLTPARDSVLRVGAKPGTEVPAVTRGSAWDALASCEAGGNWAINTGNGFYGGVQFDYGTWLAHGGAKYAPRADLATREEQIAIAEKTLAVQGWGAWPVCSARVGAR; encoded by the coding sequence GTGAATGCACTGACGAAGCTCAACGCAACGCGATCGCCCTTGCTGCGCGCTCTTGTGGCCGCCCTGCTGGTGGTGATCGGCGCGGGCGGTGGCTACGCCATCGCTGCGCACAAGACTCTGACTCTCAACGTCGACGGGAACGCCATGACGGTCACGACCGTCAAGTCGCAGGTGTCCGAGGTCCTGGCCGACTACGGGTACGCGCTGACGGATCGTGACGATGTCGCTCCCGCCAAGCACGACGCGGTGCGCGATGGCGACACCATCGTGCTCAAGCGCTCGCGCCCGCTGGACATCTCCGTGGACGGGCAGGGCACCCAGCAGGTCTGGACCACCGCCAACACGGTGAACGACGCGCTGTCTCAGCTGTCCATGACCGACACCGCTCCGACCGCCGCCACACGTGGCAGCCGTCTCCCGTTGGAGGGCATGTCGCTGGCGGTGGTCAGTGCCAAGACCGTGCGCCTGAACGACGGCGGCGCGATCAGCACCCCGCGTATCGCCGCGCCCACCGTGGGAACGCTCCTGGAGGCCACCGGTAACCCGCTGCAGCAGTTCGACACCGTCGATCCCGCGCCGAGCACTCCCGTGACCGCCGATATGCCGATCACTGTGACGCGTATCCGCGTCAGCAAGGTGACCGAACAGGCTCCGTTGGCTCCGACTCCTCAGAAGATCGAAGACGCCGACATGAACATGAGCCGCTCGGTCGTCGAAGACCCGGGCGCTCCCGGTACCCAGGACATCGTGTACTCGGTGCTGACGGTCAATGGCCGCGAAACCGGGCGGATGCCGGTGTCCAACAACGTGCTGACCCCCGCCCGCGACTCGGTGCTGCGGGTTGGTGCCAAGCCGGGCACCGAGGTGCCCGCGGTGACCCGTGGCTCGGCGTGGGACGCCCTGGCTTCCTGTGAGGCCGGTGGCAACTGGGCCATCAACACGGGCAACGGCTTCTACGGCGGCGTGCAGTTCGATTACGGGACCTGGCTGGCCCACGGCGGCGCCAAGTACGCACCGCGTGCCGACCTCGCGACGCGTGAGGAACAGATCGCCATCGCCGAGAAGACGCTGGCTGTGCAGGGTTGGGGCGCTTGGCCGGTATGCAGCGCGAGGGTCGGTGCCCGCTGA
- a CDS encoding MmpS family protein → MKRAWIPVVMVLVLAIAGFAVWRIRGIFGSHQLPTYAGSMTDDKNNSKPKHVVYDIFGPPGTIADINYIDKEGEPHQINGATLPWSIEIVTTAPSMTGNILAQTRNADGLGCRITANGEIKDERYTNEVSAYVYCFVKSA, encoded by the coding sequence TTGAAGCGGGCGTGGATCCCGGTGGTCATGGTGCTTGTCCTGGCCATCGCGGGTTTTGCGGTATGGCGCATTCGCGGCATCTTCGGCTCTCACCAGCTGCCCACCTACGCCGGCAGCATGACCGACGACAAAAACAACTCCAAGCCCAAGCACGTGGTCTACGACATCTTCGGCCCGCCCGGAACCATCGCCGACATCAACTACATCGACAAGGAAGGGGAGCCCCACCAGATCAACGGGGCGACGCTACCGTGGTCGATTGAGATCGTCACGACGGCACCGTCGATGACGGGCAACATCCTGGCTCAAACCCGCAATGCTGACGGACTGGGCTGCCGCATCACGGCCAATGGCGAGATAAAAGACGAGAGGTATACCAACGAGGTGAGCGCCTACGTCTACTGCTTTGTGAAGTCCGCATGA